The sequence TAGCATGGCTTCAAATTAACATAATCCTAAAATGTATAAGTAAAAAGtataggagaaaaaataaatacccaACAAGAAACGTAGAGCTTCAATCAATTTACATAAAAGAGGCAACAGAAGAATAGATACCTCCAAAGGATAGTGTTTCTTATAATGGTGAGACTTTCTGTTTCGAAGCGCGCCATCACTGGAAGTGCGTTCTACATTGCGGCGTAAAGAGTACCCGGTTTCAGGCCCCTCCTCACTAGAAACTTCATCTGATAAATTTGTCACAGTCCTGTGAGTCTCCTAGTGCAAGAAGTAGAGTATTAGTAAGACTTAACACTCATATTTACCAATTCTAAACTATTACAATCAAATTTCTTTCTGCAATGTTATGTATGCCCTGTT is a genomic window of Meleagris gallopavo isolate NT-WF06-2002-E0010 breed Aviagen turkey brand Nicholas breeding stock chromosome 1, Turkey_5.1, whole genome shotgun sequence containing:
- the LOC109364107 gene encoding putative homeodomain transcription factor 2, translated to MRETFSTPSHHKETHRTVTNLSDEVSSEEGPETGYSLRRNVERTSSDGALRNRKSHHYKKHYPLEVSILLLPLLCKLIEALRFLLGIYFFSYTFYLYILGLC